Part of the Flavobacteriales bacterium genome, GCTCAAGTTACCGTAAGTGAATTCGGCTGTACGGAAAGCGTGCAAACTCCGGTTACGGTATTCCCATTACCACAATTTAGCTTTACATATCCACCGGAAGACGGATGTGCACCTTATGCCGTGCAATTCAATAACACTTCATTTGCATGGGGAACAATTTCTACGGTTTGGAATTTTGGCGATGGAACGAATTCCGTTTTAGCCAATCCAACGCACATTTATAACAATCCCGGATCGTATGATTTAAGCGTTACCATTTCGGTCGACTCCATTTGCGTAAACACACAAACATTTTCCATTCCCGATGCCATTGTTGTACATCCGCGACCAAGCGCAGGAATTTCTGCAGATCCTCCTTCGGCAAGTATTTGGTATGCCAATTTCACCGCCTTTGATCAATCCTCCGGTGCCATTACGCAAACCATGTATTTCGATAATGGAGCAAGCGCCACCGATTCGAGTCAGGCCGGCACTACATTCCTCACCTCCGGCGAACATGTGATCTGGCAAATT contains:
- a CDS encoding gliding motility-associated C-terminal domain-containing protein is translated as AQVTVSEFGCTESVQTPVTVFPLPQFSFTYPPEDGCAPYAVQFNNTSFAWGTISTVWNFGDGTNSVLANPTHIYNNPGSYDLSVTISVDSICVNTQTFSIPDAIVVHPRPSAGISADPPSASIWYANFTAFDQSSGAITQTMYFDNGASATDSSQAGTTFLTSGEHVIWQIATNEFGCTDSAATTIFVEGMTTIFAPNAFSPNGDGKNEMWKPQVFDVTNYELIIYDRWGQPIFVTTNTQDGWDGTRNNGRWCPQDVYVYQITYRDWEDIDRVVRGHFTLIR